A part of Aegilops tauschii subsp. strangulata cultivar AL8/78 chromosome 2, Aet v6.0, whole genome shotgun sequence genomic DNA contains:
- the LOC109779646 gene encoding NADP-dependent glyceraldehyde-3-phosphate dehydrogenase has translation MAGTGVFADVLDGEVYKYYADGEWRASASGKTVAIVNPTTRQTQYRVQACTQEEVNKVMDAAKVAQKAWARTPLWKRAELLHKAAAILKEHKTPIAECLVKEIAKPAKDAVSEVVRSGDLVSYTAEEGVRILGEGKLLVSDSFPGNERNKYCLSSKVPLGVVLAIPPFNYPVNLAVSKIGPALIAGNSLVLKPPTQGAVAALHMVHCFHLAGFPKGLISCVTGKGSEIGDFLTMHPGVNCISFTGGDTGIAISKKAGMVPLQMELGGKDACIVLEDADLDLVAANIVKGGFSYSGQRCTAVKVVLIMEAVADTVVEKVNAKLAKLKVGPPEDDSDITPVVTESSANFIEGLVMDAKEKGATFCQEYRREGNLIWPLLLDHVRPDMRIAWEEPFGPVLPVIRINSVEEGIHHCNASNFGLQGCVFTRDINKAIMISDAMESGTVQINSAPARGPDHFPFQGLKDSGIGSQGITNSINMMTKVKSTVINLPSPSYTMG, from the exons atGGCGGGGACGGGGGTGTTCGCGGACGTGCTGGACGGGGAGGTCTACAAGTACTACGCCGACGGGGAGTGGCGCGCGTCCGCCTCCGGCAAGACGGTCGCCATCGTCAACCCCACCACCCGCCAGACGCAGTACAGGGTGCAAG CATGTACACAGGAGGAGGTGAACAAGGTGATGGACGCCGCCAAGGTGGCGCAGAAGGCGTGGGCGCGGACTCCGCTGTGGAAGCGCGCGGAGCTCCTCCACAAGGCGGCGGCCATCCTCAAGGAGCACAAGACCCCGATCGCCGAGTGTCTGGTCAAGGAGATCGCCAAGCCGGCCAAGGATGCCGTTTCTGAG GTGGTGCGATCCGGCGATTTGGTGTCATACACGGCCGAGGAGGGTGTCCGGATACTGGGGGAGGGCAAGCTGCTGGTATCCGATAGCTTCCCCGGTAATGAGCGCAACAAGTACTGTTTGAGCTCCAAG GTACCTCTTGGAGTAGTTTTGGCAATCCCACCATTTAACTATCCTGTCAACCTGGCGGTTTCTAAGATTGGCCCAGCGCTAATTGCTGGCAATTCTCTTGTGCTCAAGCCTCCGACTCAG GGCGCGGTGGCAGCCCTCCATATGGTACACTGCTTTCACCTGGCCGGTTTCCCAAAGGGCCTGATTAGTTGTGTTACTGGGAAAGGCTCTGAAATAGGTGATTTTCTCACAATGCACCCTGGAGTCAACTGCATAAG TTTCACGGGAGGTGATACCGGCATAGCCATTTCAAAGAAGGCCGGGATGGTCCCGCTTCAGATGGAGCTCGGAGGAAAAGATGCCTGCATTGTGCTGGAGGATGCAGACCTCGATCTAGTCGCGGCAAACATAGTAAAAGGAGGCTTCTCATACAG TGGCCAGAGGTGCACTGCAGTCAAAGTGGTTCTGATCATGGAAGCGGTTGCCGACACCGTGGTGGAGAAGGTCAACGCCAAGCTGGCAAAGCTGAAAGTGGGCCCACCAGAGGATGACAGTGATATCACCCCAGTTGTAACAGAATCCTCGGCAAATTTCATTGAAGGCTTGGTAATGGATGCCAAGGAGAAAGGGGCAACCTTTTGCCAAGAGTACAGGAGAGAAGGCAACCTTATCTGGCCGTTGCTGCTGGATCATGTCCGGCCTGACATGAGGATCGCCTGGGAGGAGCCTTTTGGCCCTGTCTTGCCCGTGATCAGGATCAACTCGGTTGAGGAAGGCATCCACCATTGCAACGCCAGCAACTTTGGGCTCCAG GGATGTGTGTTCACAAGAGACATCAACAAGGCAATCATGATCAGTGATGCAATGGAGAGTGGAACTGTGCAGATCAACTCCGCCCCGGCTCGAGGTCCGGACCATTTCCCCTTCCAG GGCCTGAAGGACAGTGGAATAGGATCCCAGGGGATAACGAACAGCATAAACATGATGACCAAGGTGAAGAGCACTGTCATAAACCTCCCATCTCCGTCCTACACCATGGGCTGA